In Candidatus Peregrinibacteria bacterium, a single window of DNA contains:
- a CDS encoding IS30 family transposase: KVSEEKIYAVQEKLNDRPRKSLRYRTPNEVISDLL; this comes from the coding sequence CAAAGTATCAGAAGAAAAAATCTATGCAGTACAAGAAAAACTCAACGACAGACCAAGAAAATCACTTCGATATCGTACTCCAAATGAAGTCATTTCTGATCTCCTCTAG